In one window of Mesorhizobium sp. B2-1-1 DNA:
- the rnk gene encoding nucleoside diphosphate kinase regulator: protein MQHAKELRPNSHLLISDADHDRLTGLARALLDRAPETAEELLSEMDRAVVTNAAAMPAGVVRMGSTVIVRGESGDAQRIMLVYPGEADIAENRISVLTPMGTALIGASVGQAVCWNGRGGRELSVTVEAVDAPASGPQRA, encoded by the coding sequence ATGCAACACGCGAAAGAACTGCGTCCAAACAGCCATCTTCTGATCAGCGACGCCGACCATGACAGGCTAACGGGGCTGGCGAGGGCTTTGCTCGATCGCGCGCCCGAGACGGCCGAGGAGCTGCTTTCGGAAATGGACAGGGCCGTCGTCACGAACGCGGCGGCGATGCCGGCCGGTGTGGTGCGAATGGGTTCGACGGTGATCGTGCGCGGCGAAAGCGGCGACGCCCAGCGCATCATGCTGGTCTACCCGGGTGAGGCCGACATAGCCGAGAACCGCATCTCGGTGCTGACGCCGATGGGAACCGCGCTCATTGGCGCGAGTGTTGGGCAGGCGGTTTGCTGGAACGGTCGTGGCGGTCGGGAACTGTCAGTGACCGTCGAGGCCGTCGATGCGCCGGCTTCCGGCCCGCAACGAGCTTGA
- a CDS encoding murein hydrolase activator EnvC family protein, giving the protein MAEGWKSTTGSSTAGSWRARCGIAAAVVILSLNAAWAENTLDTAPDPGQSRAEYEQISKEISLSSERLAKLAADIAAVKKDHASITAALIQSAMTEQKLGQDIEDIGAKLEGLKTQQQKIRASLMARRDVLAEVLGALQRMGLNPPPAILVKPEDALSSVRSAILLGAVVPELRQQTDRLLADLKEQTRVTASIEAERARLTAAVGEQTAEKKRLGMLLEAKQKLEADTQAQLSAERQHSEALAAKASSLKELIASLEAQAERNRKAADAAKAAEAGQAGGDKAGGDKAGRDKAGGDMTASLPVPEANRLAAAAPFSALQGQIALPVIGRIKRRFGAEDGNGAVMLGDMVATQSGAIVTAPADGNVLYAGPFRSYGQLLILNAGDGYHVVLAGMSRISVATGQSVLAGEPVGAMGEARVASTSASKNGNATPELYVEFRKDGKPVDPTPWWADRFSGRT; this is encoded by the coding sequence ATGGCTGAAGGCTGGAAATCGACGACGGGCTCATCGACAGCGGGCTCCTGGCGCGCGCGCTGCGGCATCGCGGCGGCGGTGGTCATCCTGTCGCTCAATGCCGCGTGGGCCGAGAACACGCTCGACACGGCCCCCGATCCGGGCCAGAGCCGCGCCGAATACGAACAGATCTCCAAGGAGATAAGCCTGTCGTCCGAGCGGCTGGCCAAGCTGGCCGCCGACATCGCCGCAGTCAAGAAGGACCACGCCTCGATCACCGCCGCGCTGATCCAGTCGGCAATGACCGAGCAAAAGCTTGGGCAGGATATCGAGGACATCGGCGCCAAGCTGGAGGGGCTGAAGACCCAGCAGCAGAAGATCCGCGCCTCGCTGATGGCGCGGCGCGACGTGCTGGCGGAGGTGCTGGGCGCATTGCAGCGCATGGGGCTGAACCCGCCGCCGGCGATCCTGGTCAAGCCGGAGGACGCGCTGTCGTCGGTGCGCAGCGCCATCTTGCTTGGCGCCGTGGTGCCTGAATTGCGCCAGCAGACCGACAGGCTCCTGGCCGACCTCAAGGAGCAGACAAGAGTGACGGCCTCGATCGAGGCCGAGCGGGCACGGCTGACGGCGGCAGTCGGCGAGCAGACTGCGGAAAAGAAGCGGCTCGGCATGCTGCTGGAAGCCAAGCAGAAGCTCGAAGCCGACACGCAGGCGCAGTTGTCGGCCGAGCGACAGCATTCCGAGGCGCTCGCGGCCAAGGCCAGCAGCCTGAAGGAATTGATCGCCTCGCTCGAAGCCCAGGCCGAACGCAACCGCAAGGCCGCGGATGCCGCAAAGGCCGCGGAGGCCGGCCAAGCCGGCGGCGACAAGGCGGGCGGCGACAAGGCGGGCAGGGATAAGGCGGGCGGCGATATGACGGCGTCGCTGCCGGTTCCCGAGGCCAACCGGCTTGCCGCTGCGGCACCCTTCTCGGCGCTGCAAGGACAGATCGCGCTGCCGGTCATCGGCCGCATCAAACGCCGGTTCGGCGCCGAAGACGGTAACGGCGCGGTGATGCTTGGGGACATGGTTGCGACACAATCGGGCGCCATCGTCACCGCACCGGCGGATGGGAATGTGCTTTATGCGGGGCCGTTTCGCTCCTACGGTCAACTCTTGATCCTGAATGCCGGCGACGGTTATCATGTCGTCCTGGCGGGGATGAGCAGAATCAGCGTCGCAACCGGCCAATCAGTGCTCGCAGGAGAGCCGGTCGGTGCGATGGGAGAGGCCCGGGTGGCAAGCACCTCGGCTTCGAAGAATGGAAATGCCACGCCGGAGCTCTATGTCGAGTTCCGCAAGGATGGAAAACCCGTCGATCCGACCCCATGGTGGGCGGACCGTTTTTCTGGAAGGACGTGA
- the rlmH gene encoding 23S rRNA (pseudouridine(1915)-N(3))-methyltransferase RlmH has protein sequence MKITVHAVGRMKSGPERELADRYFERFSKSGPAVGLEFSGIAEIAEGRAQNADERRRDEGARLQAQLQPGSALILLDERGKNLSSEDFAGRIGQLRDAGRKALALAIGGADGHDPSLRAQAELVMSFGALTWPHQLVRVMLAEQLYRVSTILSGHPYHRA, from the coding sequence ATGAAGATTACCGTTCATGCCGTGGGCCGGATGAAAAGCGGCCCCGAGAGAGAACTCGCCGACCGCTATTTCGAGCGTTTCTCCAAGAGCGGCCCGGCTGTCGGCCTCGAATTCTCCGGCATCGCCGAGATCGCCGAAGGCCGCGCCCAGAACGCCGATGAACGCCGGCGCGATGAAGGCGCAAGGCTGCAGGCGCAGTTGCAGCCCGGCTCGGCGCTGATCCTGCTCGACGAGCGCGGCAAGAACCTGTCCTCGGAAGATTTCGCCGGCCGCATCGGCCAGTTGCGCGACGCCGGCCGCAAGGCGCTGGCGCTGGCTATAGGCGGCGCTGACGGCCACGATCCGTCGTTGCGCGCGCAGGCCGAGCTGGTGATGTCTTTCGGTGCGCTGACATGGCCGCACCAATTGGTGCGGGTGATGCTGGCAGAGCAGCTCTACAGGGTCTCGACGATCCTGTCCGGCCACCCCTATCACAGAGCCTGA
- the rsfS gene encoding ribosome silencing factor encodes MVPSPAGISVNDAVSRAIKTVLASLEDSKAENIVSIDIQGKSSLGDYMVVASGRSHRHVSAVADHLLKALKDAGLGTARVEGLSGADWVLIDSGDIIVHVFRPEIREFYNLEKMWQAPDLEEETLH; translated from the coding sequence ATCGTGCCTTCGCCGGCCGGGATCAGCGTAAACGACGCCGTGTCCCGCGCCATCAAGACAGTCCTTGCCAGTCTGGAAGACTCCAAGGCCGAAAACATCGTCTCAATCGACATTCAGGGAAAATCGAGCCTCGGCGACTACATGGTCGTCGCGTCGGGTCGATCGCACCGTCATGTCTCGGCTGTTGCCGATCATCTCCTCAAGGCGTTGAAGGATGCCGGCCTCGGCACGGCGCGTGTCGAGGGGCTGTCCGGCGCCGACTGGGTCCTGATCGATTCAGGCGACATTATCGTCCATGTCTTCCGCCCCGAAATCCGCGAATTCTACAATCTCGAAAAGATGTGGCAGGCGCCGGACCTCGAGGAAGAGACCTTGCACTGA
- a CDS encoding divergent polysaccharide deacetylase family protein — translation MADIGKDIERPLGLTVRPPRAAGKVSVGALVAAFVVLAVVGVSGAIALRDKPFRKPQEVAVSTPKVVPEPTAAPSALAPVTTPKAEMPAKAGGPQIIHVQTEEGDGPPKAAIVIRDPSTIGQNLKIAHIPDRALIEAGDAGPLPVRAADGRRPFDVYARPWSGARGARVAIVIGGLAVSQTGTQAAIAKLPAEVTLAFAPQGNSIGRWMQAARQSGHEIVMQVPLEPFDYPNVNPGRNTLTVAASAEENLKNLRWALSRTTNYTGVMNYMGARFSADPAAMEPFMAELGKRGLAYIDDGSSARSLAPDLALKDGVPFVSGDTAIDAVQDRGAILKKLDSLEATARAKGTAVGIGSAFDLTVDTVSSWAAEAKKRGIEIVPISAVAIDPQKG, via the coding sequence TTGGCTGATATCGGCAAGGACATCGAACGACCGCTCGGACTGACTGTCCGTCCGCCGCGCGCCGCCGGCAAGGTCAGCGTGGGTGCGCTCGTGGCTGCGTTCGTCGTGCTGGCCGTTGTCGGCGTCTCCGGCGCGATCGCGCTCAGGGACAAGCCGTTTCGCAAGCCGCAGGAAGTCGCGGTTTCGACGCCGAAAGTGGTGCCGGAGCCGACCGCTGCGCCGTCCGCTTTGGCGCCGGTCACGACGCCAAAGGCGGAAATGCCGGCCAAGGCTGGGGGCCCGCAGATCATCCATGTGCAGACAGAGGAAGGCGATGGTCCGCCCAAGGCGGCAATCGTCATCCGCGATCCGTCGACCATCGGCCAAAACCTGAAGATCGCGCATATTCCCGACAGGGCGCTGATCGAGGCCGGCGATGCCGGCCCCTTGCCGGTGCGCGCCGCAGACGGCCGGCGGCCCTTCGATGTCTACGCGCGGCCGTGGTCAGGCGCGCGCGGCGCCCGCGTGGCGATCGTCATCGGCGGGCTCGCGGTTTCACAGACCGGCACCCAGGCGGCCATCGCCAAGCTGCCGGCGGAAGTGACGCTGGCGTTCGCGCCGCAAGGCAACAGCATCGGCCGCTGGATGCAGGCCGCCCGGCAGAGCGGCCACGAGATCGTCATGCAGGTGCCGCTCGAACCGTTCGACTATCCCAATGTCAACCCCGGGCGCAACACGCTGACGGTGGCGGCGAGCGCGGAAGAGAACCTGAAGAACCTGCGCTGGGCACTGTCGCGGACGACGAACTATACCGGTGTCATGAACTATATGGGCGCGCGGTTTTCCGCCGACCCGGCGGCAATGGAACCCTTCATGGCCGAGCTCGGCAAACGCGGGCTCGCCTATATCGACGACGGCTCGTCGGCGCGTAGCCTGGCGCCGGATCTGGCGCTGAAGGACGGCGTGCCCTTCGTCTCCGGCGACACGGCGATCGACGCCGTGCAGGATCGCGGCGCCATCCTGAAGAAACTGGACAGCCTGGAGGCGACCGCCCGTGCCAAGGGAACCGCGGTCGGCATCGGCTCCGCTTTCGACCTGACGGTCGACACGGTGTCGTCATGGGCGGCCGAGGCCAAGAAACGCGGCATCGAGATCGTGCCGATTTCAGCGGTGGCGATCGATCCGCAAAAGGGCTAG
- a CDS encoding S41 family peptidase: protein MMRKLSLLFAGALMGASAMSLVYGAPGSAANAAGSETYKQLAIFGDIFERVRAQYVTPPDDKSLVENAINGMLASLDPHSSYMNAEQAQDMRVQTKGEFGGLGIEVTMENDLVKVITPIDDTPAAKAGVLAGDYIAKIDGEEVRGLTLNDAVDKMRGLVNTPIKLTILRQGADKPIELTVVRDIIKVKAVKFRVENDIGYMKITSFTEKTYDDLENAIDTIKKQVPNDKLKGYVLDLRLNPGGLLDQAVSVSDAFLNRGEIVSTRGRDPKDVTRFDAKSKQVDDIGGKPLIVLVNGGSASASEIVAGALQDLRRATVVGTQSFGKGSVQTIIPLGENGALRLTTALYYTPSGKSIQGKGITPDIKVDQPLPPELQGRDLTRGESDLKGHIKGADESSTGSGSAAYVPPDPKNDLQLIYAEQLLRGQKTDPSFPPNPQKAVLNQ from the coding sequence ATGATGCGGAAACTGTCGCTTCTGTTTGCCGGTGCGCTGATGGGCGCGTCCGCCATGAGCCTGGTCTATGGCGCGCCCGGCTCGGCAGCGAACGCTGCGGGGTCGGAGACCTACAAGCAACTGGCGATCTTCGGCGATATCTTCGAGCGGGTGCGGGCGCAGTATGTGACACCGCCCGACGACAAATCGCTGGTCGAGAACGCCATCAACGGCATGCTTGCCTCGCTCGACCCGCACTCCTCGTACATGAACGCCGAGCAGGCGCAGGACATGCGCGTGCAGACCAAGGGTGAATTCGGCGGCCTCGGCATCGAGGTCACCATGGAGAACGACCTGGTCAAGGTGATCACGCCGATCGACGATACGCCGGCCGCCAAGGCGGGCGTGCTGGCAGGCGATTACATCGCCAAGATCGATGGCGAGGAGGTTCGCGGCCTGACCCTGAACGACGCGGTCGACAAGATGCGCGGCCTGGTCAACACGCCGATCAAGCTCACCATCCTGCGCCAGGGCGCCGACAAGCCGATCGAGCTGACGGTCGTGCGCGACATCATCAAGGTCAAGGCGGTCAAGTTTCGGGTCGAGAACGACATCGGCTACATGAAGATCACCTCCTTCACCGAAAAGACCTATGACGACCTCGAGAATGCCATCGACACCATCAAGAAGCAGGTGCCGAACGACAAGCTCAAGGGCTATGTGCTCGATCTGCGCCTCAATCCCGGCGGTCTGCTCGATCAGGCGGTGAGCGTATCGGATGCCTTCCTCAACCGTGGCGAGATCGTTTCGACGCGCGGCCGCGATCCCAAGGACGTTACCCGCTTCGACGCCAAGTCCAAGCAGGTCGACGATATCGGCGGCAAGCCGCTGATCGTGCTGGTCAATGGCGGATCGGCGAGCGCGTCCGAAATCGTCGCTGGCGCGCTGCAGGACCTACGCCGCGCCACGGTGGTCGGAACGCAGTCCTTCGGCAAGGGTTCGGTGCAGACCATCATCCCGCTTGGCGAGAACGGCGCGCTCAGGCTGACGACGGCGCTCTATTACACGCCGTCCGGCAAGTCGATCCAGGGCAAGGGCATCACGCCCGACATCAAGGTCGACCAGCCGCTGCCGCCGGAACTGCAGGGCAGGGACCTGACGCGCGGCGAATCCGACCTCAAGGGCCACATCAAGGGTGCCGACGAGAGCTCGACCGGTTCGGGCTCGGCAGCCTATGTGCCGCCGGATCCGAAGAACGACCTCCAGCTCATCTATGCCGAGCAGCTTCTGCGCGGCCAGAAGACCGATCCGTCCTTCCCGCCCAATCCGCAGAAGGCTGTCCTCAACCAGTAA
- a CDS encoding nucleoside-diphosphate kinase, with product MRRLPARNELDGEAVMTSTNCCLTTKDFAVLEFMLERRRAFADPIVRMLEHKLSGADVVPIDSVGPDIVTLNSRVVFGVDAGPAETRTLVQHEVRGPVGSSLSVATRRGLCMLGMAQGQTATVEHADGRRESILIKAVLYQPEAARRTIKQKDQADARRPHGPRLVYSAAADWRPLGETAGMRQTEEDDPGPSAA from the coding sequence ATGCGCCGGCTTCCGGCCCGCAACGAGCTTGATGGCGAGGCGGTGATGACGAGCACGAATTGTTGCCTGACGACGAAGGACTTCGCCGTTCTCGAATTCATGCTGGAGCGCCGACGGGCGTTCGCGGATCCGATCGTGCGCATGCTCGAACACAAGCTTTCAGGCGCCGATGTCGTGCCGATCGATTCGGTCGGCCCCGACATCGTTACGCTGAACAGCAGGGTGGTGTTCGGCGTCGATGCCGGTCCCGCCGAGACGCGAACCCTGGTGCAGCACGAGGTGCGCGGGCCGGTCGGCTCGAGCCTGTCGGTCGCAACGAGGCGCGGGCTCTGCATGCTTGGCATGGCGCAAGGCCAGACGGCAACGGTCGAACACGCCGACGGCAGGCGGGAGTCGATCCTGATCAAGGCCGTGCTTTACCAGCCGGAAGCTGCCCGGCGCACGATCAAGCAGAAAGACCAGGCTGACGCGCGGCGACCGCACGGGCCCAGGCTCGTCTACAGTGCCGCAGCCGATTGGCGGCCTCTTGGCGAGACGGCCGGAATGCGGCAGACAGAAGAAGACGACCCCGGTCCCTCGGCGGCGTGA
- a CDS encoding mechanosensitive ion channel family protein: protein MPIDPQNALLTVQAGLSQLSALIVSYSLSAVGAVILLVVGYIVAGFAERSIFAGLGHIHGFDQTLRHFFSKIVRYAILVLVVIMVLGQFGVQTASIIAAIGAIGLAIGLALQGTLQNIAAGIMLLALRPFRIGESVEVGSIAGSIEEIGLFATKLRSAEGVYILAPNSTLWNQPVRNFSRNGVRRGDITLSIGSWNDIDRAQKTLLAIAAAERRVKREPAPTAFVAALGESTVSITLRYWTSSADFFAAQADLTKRAKQEFDRERISIPLPPPQVPAPETRRQ from the coding sequence ATGCCGATCGACCCGCAAAATGCCCTCCTGACCGTGCAGGCGGGGCTCTCTCAGCTCAGCGCGCTCATTGTCTCCTATTCCCTTTCGGCGGTCGGCGCCGTCATCCTTCTGGTTGTCGGCTACATCGTCGCCGGCTTTGCCGAGCGCTCGATCTTTGCCGGCCTGGGCCACATCCACGGCTTTGACCAGACGCTGCGGCACTTCTTTTCCAAGATCGTCCGCTATGCCATCCTCGTCCTGGTCGTCATCATGGTGCTCGGCCAGTTCGGCGTGCAGACGGCCTCGATCATCGCCGCGATCGGCGCCATCGGCCTGGCCATCGGCCTGGCGCTGCAAGGCACGCTGCAGAACATTGCCGCCGGGATCATGCTTTTGGCATTGCGGCCGTTCCGCATCGGCGAATCCGTCGAAGTCGGGTCCATTGCCGGCTCGATCGAGGAAATCGGCCTTTTCGCCACCAAGCTCCGGAGCGCCGAAGGCGTCTACATCCTGGCGCCCAACTCGACGCTGTGGAACCAGCCGGTGCGCAATTTTTCGCGCAACGGCGTGCGGCGCGGCGACATCACCCTCTCGATCGGCTCCTGGAACGACATCGACCGCGCCCAGAAGACGCTGCTTGCGATCGCCGCCGCCGAGCGCCGCGTCAAGCGTGAGCCGGCGCCGACCGCCTTTGTCGCGGCATTGGGCGAAAGCACCGTCTCGATCACCTTGCGCTACTGGACATCATCGGCGGATTTCTTCGCCGCCCAGGCCGACCTCACCAAGCGGGCCAAGCAGGAGTTCGACCGCGAACGCATATCGATCCCGCTGCCGCCACCGCAGGTCCCGGCGCCGGAAACCCGCCGGCAATAG
- a CDS encoding D-amino acid dehydrogenase, with protein MKIMVLGSGVIGVTTAYYLAEAGHEVTVIDRQKGPGLETSFANAGEISPGYASPWAGPGIPLKAIKWLLMKHGPLVVRPAFDPHMWTWLVKMLRNCTAERYAVNKSRMVPLAEYSRDTLKALREATGIAYDERTQGTLQLFRTQKQLDGTSGDVEVLKRYGVPYEILDQDGCIAAEPALAAVREKFVGGLRLPGDETGDCKMFTDRLAELCVARGVKFEYDTTIWRVIRSRNRVNNMSTSKGWLSADAYVMALGSYSADFMRRMKRPIPVYPVKGYSITVPIKDAAAAPVSTVMDETYKVAITRLGDRIRVGGTAEISGFDLRLHESRRRTLEHSVGDLFPGAGAMREATFWCGLRPMTPDGPPLIGRTELSNLYLNTGHGTLGWTMACGSAKVLADIISNKVPDIDARALAQERYLK; from the coding sequence ATGAAAATCATGGTGCTGGGCAGTGGCGTGATCGGGGTGACCACGGCCTATTATCTCGCCGAGGCTGGCCACGAGGTGACCGTGATCGACCGCCAGAAAGGGCCGGGACTGGAAACCAGCTTCGCCAATGCCGGCGAGATTTCGCCCGGCTATGCCTCGCCTTGGGCCGGGCCCGGTATCCCCCTCAAGGCGATCAAATGGCTGCTGATGAAGCATGGTCCGCTGGTGGTGCGGCCGGCCTTCGATCCGCATATGTGGACGTGGCTGGTCAAGATGCTGCGCAACTGCACCGCCGAACGCTACGCGGTCAACAAATCGCGCATGGTGCCGCTGGCCGAATACAGCCGCGACACGCTGAAGGCGCTGCGCGAGGCGACCGGCATAGCCTATGACGAGCGGACGCAGGGCACGCTGCAGCTGTTTCGCACGCAAAAGCAGCTCGACGGCACATCAGGCGATGTCGAGGTGCTGAAGAGATATGGCGTGCCCTACGAAATCCTCGACCAAGACGGCTGCATCGCGGCGGAACCGGCTCTGGCCGCGGTGCGCGAAAAATTCGTCGGCGGCCTGAGGCTGCCGGGCGACGAGACCGGTGACTGCAAGATGTTCACCGACAGGCTGGCCGAGCTTTGCGTGGCACGCGGGGTCAAGTTCGAATACGACACGACGATATGGCGCGTCATCCGCAGCCGCAACCGCGTCAACAATATGAGCACCAGCAAGGGCTGGCTGTCCGCCGATGCCTATGTGATGGCGCTGGGCAGCTATTCGGCGGACTTCATGCGCCGGATGAAGCGGCCGATCCCGGTCTATCCGGTCAAGGGCTATTCGATCACGGTGCCGATCAAGGATGCCGCCGCCGCACCGGTGTCGACGGTGATGGACGAAACCTACAAGGTCGCGATCACGAGGCTCGGCGACCGCATCCGCGTCGGCGGCACGGCCGAGATTTCCGGGTTCGACCTCCGGCTGCACGAATCGCGACGGCGCACGCTCGAACACTCGGTCGGCGACCTGTTCCCGGGAGCCGGCGCCATGCGGGAGGCGACGTTCTGGTGCGGCCTGCGGCCGATGACGCCGGACGGGCCGCCGCTGATCGGGCGCACGGAGCTTTCCAATCTCTACCTCAACACCGGCCATGGAACGCTCGGCTGGACCATGGCCTGCGGCTCGGCCAAGGTGCTGGCCGACATCATCTCGAACAAAGTGCCCGATATCGACGCCCGCGCGCTGGCGCAGGAGCGCTATCTGAAATAG
- a CDS encoding LysR family transcriptional regulator yields the protein MNWDDVRIFLAVARAGQILGAARRLELNHATVSRRIAALEDALRTKLFRRLTTGSELTPAGERFLDIAERMEGDMIAARSTISGEGDDVSGTVRIGAPDGFGVAFLARRLGALTALHRELTIQLVPVPRSFSLSRREADIAITVERPTEGRLVAGKLVDYSLGLFASRAYAEAHGLPQTAAELGRHKLIGYVPDLIVSPSLDYAAEFSADWRTSFAISSALGQAEAVRSGAGIGILHTFVARSMPELVAVDVVAPIRRAYWLVYHESVRPLRRVQIVASFITKAVERERNLFV from the coding sequence ATGAACTGGGATGACGTCCGCATCTTTCTCGCCGTGGCGCGCGCCGGGCAAATCCTTGGCGCCGCCAGGCGGCTGGAACTCAACCACGCCACCGTCTCGCGCCGCATCGCCGCACTTGAAGACGCGCTGCGCACGAAACTCTTTCGCCGGCTGACCACCGGCAGCGAGCTGACGCCCGCCGGCGAGCGTTTCCTCGATATTGCCGAGCGCATGGAGGGCGACATGATCGCCGCCCGCTCGACAATATCGGGCGAAGGCGACGACGTTTCGGGCACGGTGCGGATCGGTGCGCCGGACGGGTTTGGCGTCGCATTCCTCGCCCGGCGCCTCGGCGCACTGACCGCGCTGCACCGTGAATTGACGATTCAGCTCGTACCGGTGCCGCGCTCCTTCTCCCTGTCTCGCCGCGAGGCCGACATTGCCATCACCGTCGAGCGCCCGACCGAGGGCCGGCTGGTAGCGGGCAAGCTGGTCGACTACTCGCTCGGCCTGTTTGCCTCGCGTGCCTATGCTGAAGCCCACGGCCTGCCCCAGACCGCTGCCGAGCTGGGACGGCATAAATTGATCGGCTATGTGCCGGACCTCATCGTCAGCCCGTCGCTCGACTACGCCGCCGAATTCAGCGCTGACTGGCGCACCAGCTTCGCCATTTCCTCCGCGCTCGGGCAGGCCGAAGCGGTGCGGTCGGGCGCCGGCATCGGCATCCTGCACACTTTCGTCGCCCGCTCGATGCCGGAATTGGTGGCCGTCGACGTGGTGGCGCCCATCCGCCGTGCCTACTGGCTGGTCTATCACGAATCGGTCAGGCCGCTGCGCCGCGTCCAGATCGTCGCCTCCTTCATTACAAAGGCGGTGGAGCGGGAGAGAAATCTTTTCGTCTGA
- the alr gene encoding alanine racemase, which translates to MHDAPKRSLPEEADATSEAAAGAILTIDLGAIRENYRRLKARLGGVRCAGVVKADGYGLGAAQVASALMKEGCDIFFVALLSEGIALRKAVGAGPDIYVLNGLPPGSEPEAVAAGLCAVINSGAQLQAWRAAAHRAGRRLPAAVQVDSGMSRLGMAPAEVEAVAGDLGAFDGIDVRYVMSHLACADEPRHPANEQQRLAFARLRAMLPVAPASLANSSGIFLGPLYHCDLARPGAALYGINPTPGEANPMLPVVGLQAKVAQTRSVQKGTGVGYGHSYHAQGPLSLATISFGYADGWLRRSASAAWFEAVRLPFLGRVSMDSIILDISALPPGRLGEGDLVELLGPSQSVDDAADHAGTIGYEILASLGTRFHRRYLGG; encoded by the coding sequence ATGCACGACGCCCCCAAAAGATCGCTGCCCGAGGAAGCCGACGCCACAAGCGAGGCTGCTGCCGGGGCCATCCTCACCATCGACCTTGGCGCGATCCGCGAAAATTACCGGCGGCTGAAGGCGCGGCTGGGCGGCGTGCGCTGCGCGGGCGTGGTCAAGGCCGACGGCTACGGTCTCGGCGCCGCGCAAGTGGCATCGGCGCTGATGAAGGAAGGCTGCGACATCTTCTTCGTCGCGCTGCTGTCCGAAGGCATCGCGCTGCGCAAGGCGGTGGGGGCCGGACCGGACATCTACGTGCTGAACGGGCTGCCGCCGGGTTCCGAGCCGGAAGCGGTGGCGGCTGGCTTGTGCGCTGTCATCAACAGTGGCGCACAGTTGCAAGCCTGGCGCGCAGCGGCACACCGCGCCGGGCGCCGGCTCCCGGCTGCCGTCCAGGTCGACAGCGGCATGTCGCGGCTTGGGATGGCGCCAGCCGAGGTCGAGGCGGTGGCCGGGGATCTCGGCGCTTTCGATGGCATCGACGTCAGATATGTGATGAGCCACCTGGCCTGCGCCGATGAACCGCGCCACCCAGCCAATGAACAGCAGAGGCTGGCATTCGCGCGGTTGCGTGCCATGCTACCCGTGGCGCCGGCCTCGCTCGCCAACTCCTCCGGCATCTTTTTAGGCCCGCTTTATCATTGCGATCTCGCCCGGCCCGGTGCCGCCCTCTACGGCATCAACCCGACGCCTGGCGAAGCCAACCCGATGCTGCCCGTGGTCGGGCTGCAGGCCAAGGTGGCGCAGACGCGCAGTGTCCAAAAGGGCACTGGCGTCGGCTATGGCCACAGCTACCATGCGCAGGGCCCGCTCAGCCTGGCGACGATTTCATTCGGCTATGCGGACGGCTGGCTGCGCCGCTCCGCTTCGGCCGCATGGTTCGAGGCGGTGCGCCTGCCTTTCCTCGGGCGCGTGTCGATGGATTCGATCATTCTCGACATTTCCGCCTTGCCGCCCGGCCGGCTCGGAGAGGGCGACCTGGTGGAGTTGCTAGGGCCCTCACAGAGCGTCGATGATGCTGCCGACCATGCCGGCACCATCGGGTATGAAATCCTGGCCAGCCTCGGAACGCGTTTTCACCGGCGCTATCTGGGCGGTTGA